A single region of the Triticum dicoccoides isolate Atlit2015 ecotype Zavitan chromosome 2B, WEW_v2.0, whole genome shotgun sequence genome encodes:
- the LOC119362225 gene encoding disease resistance protein RGA2-like, which yields MDILVSAIVGDLISRSASFVTSKYFQQQPDINKILQRLQSVLLRIDIIVEEAEARHVTNQGMLRQLKILRQGMYRGRYVLDSLRFQAALDEEEVSHSSSALCKTSPAKRLCFSRAGSSSSNREALLFGTNSNMREELQRMVNTLEDDMAGMKEFIFFLESYPRILRQPYGTYLVLDNCMFGRQTERERVLNFLLCPSATSDLAVLPIIGPRRVGKSTLVEYVCRHESVRDGFSMIMFFPEGSLKDEGVVDLKGNYINGLVRHQNSASQTRLLIIVEIAEDINEGTWRRLKSLATSMTPCGGSKIIITSRSDKIVNLGTTEALRMDYLPEEAYWHFFKSLAFGSTHPDEQPKLAVMAMEIALGFRGCFTGTHLIAGILRDNLNARFWRTTLECVRAYKQAHLLMFDQHSCLHFREDAPVYCWRLGGSSKYFLICKHHQLDSSEEVPKITVHDIILGRGGTLPQGEFEALAWRSRIPPYYNYTISCKMQSPQLTVGSKKRVHEEEKHFI from the coding sequence ATGGATATCCTCGTCTCTGCAATCGTGGGTGACCTCATCAGCAGGTCTGCATCGTTCGTGACCAGCAAATACTTCCAGCAGCAGCCTGACATCAACAAGATTCTACAGAGGCTACAGAGTGTCCTACTGAGAATCGACATCATCGTCGAGGAGGCCGAGGCGCGGCACGTCACCAACCAGGGGATGCTCCGTCAGCTCAAAATATTGAGGCAAGGAATGTACAGAGGCCGCTACGTTCTTGATTCCTTGAGATTCCAAGCCGCCCTCGATGAGGAGGAGGTAAGCCACTCATCATCTGCGCTCTGTAAAACTAGTCCGGCCAAACGGCTCTGTTTCTCTcgcgccggcagcagcagcagcaacagagaaGCGCTGTTGTTTGGCACAAACAGCAACATGAGGGAAGAGCTGCAACGGATGGTTAATACCCTTGAAGACGACATGGCTGGCATGAAGGAGTTTATTTTCTTCTTGGAGTCATATCCCCGGATCCTCCGCCAACCTTATGGCACATATTTGGTATTGGACAATTGCATGTTTGGTCGCCAAACGGAACGAGAGCGGGTCCTGAATTTCTTGCTTTGTCCCAGTGCTACTTCAGACTTGGCTGTACTTCCGATCATTGGTCCAAGAAGAGTAGGGAAGAGCACCCTTGTCGAGTACGTCTGTAGGCATGAGAGTGTGCGTGATggcttctcgatgatcatgttcttTCCAGAAGGTAGTCTCAAGGATGAAGGAGTGGTTGACCTGAAAGGAAACTATATTAATGGTCTAGTCAGACATCAAAATTCTGCTTCTCAAACCAGGTTGCTGATTATTGTTGAAATAGCTGAGGATATTAATGAAGGAACATGGAGAAGGTTGAAATCTTTGGCAACCAGCATGACACCGTGCGGTGGGAGCAAAATCATAATCACCAGTCGATCAGATAAAATTGTGAATCTGGGAACAACAGAAGCACTTCGAATGGACTATCTCCCTGAAGAAGCTTATTGGCATTTTTTCAAGTCGCTTGCATTTGGAAGCACACACCCTGATGAGCAGCCTAAACTGGCAGTGATGGCAATGGAGATCGCTTTGGGATTCAGAGGGTGTTTCACAGGCACGCATCTCATTGCTGGGATACTGCGAGATAACTTGAATGCTCGATTTTGGCGCACAACCCTTGAATGTGTGAGAGCATATAAACAGGCACATCTCCTTATGTTTGACCAGCACTCATGCCTTCATTTCCGAGAAGATGCACCGGTGTATTGTTGGAGATTGGGGGGCAGCAGTAAATATTTCTTGATTTGCAAACATCATCAGTTAGATTCCAGTGAGGAAGTCCCCAAGATCACTGTGCACGACATCATCTTAGGACGTGGTGGCACACTACCACAAGGGGAATTTGAGGCTCTTGCATGGAGGTCTCGCATACCACCCTACTACAACTACACGATAAGCTGTAAGATGCAATCGCCACAACTTACAGTAGGAAGCAAGAAGCGCGTGCATGAGGAGGAAAAACATTTCATTTGA
- the LOC119367182 gene encoding uncharacterized protein LOC119367182, with amino-acid sequence MDGNSRSSSKRAKLLVMKMGPRTKKLSIKQQNERLEIENKILAIENHKMREKLRTYRCAACLKIENACLKVELARSFRNAAAILEAEAQSELDVGFSSTAPQVPADTSATGPLQPGAAGSQDEPRE; translated from the exons ATGGATGGAAACTCAAGATCTTCATCAAAACGAGCGAAATTGTTGGTCATGAAGATGGGTCCTCGGACTAAG AAGCTCTCCATCAAGCAACAGAATGAGCGCCTGGAGATTGAGAACAAAATATTAGCGATTGAGAACCACAAAATGCGCGAGAAGTTGAGGACATACCGATGTGCTGCTTGCTTGAAGATTGAAAATGCCTGCCTGAAAGTCGAG CTCGCACGCTCATTTCGTAATGCTGCTGCAATTCTAGAAGCTGAAGCACAATCTGAACTGGATGTTGGGTTTTCCTCTACAGCACCCCAGGTTCCAGCGGATACTAGCGCAACTGGACCACTCCAGCCAGGTGCAGCAGGGAGCCAAGATGAACCGCGGGAGTAA